The genomic window ACCCGGATCGTGGTGCGGTAGCCGGGCGCCGAGAGGTGCGCGGAGGCCGCGGCGGGCTCGTCGAGCGCGACCTCGCCGTCGTGCGCGAAGCCCGGCGGCTGCCCGTGCCGGGGCCGCACGTCGACCGTGAGCTCGGTGGCGGTGAAGGCCTCGACCCGCTCGGGGATGAGCCGCAGCGCACGCAGCACGGCGGCGGTGCGGTGCCCGAACGCGAGCGAGGCGACCGCGCCCGTGCGCGAGCCGGCGTGCAGCGCGCGCACGTCGAGCAGGCCGTCGTCGAGCGTGCGCCGCTGCAGCGGCGCGGGCAGGTCGCGGTCGTTGCGGCCGACGCCGACGAAGAGCGTCCACACCTGCGCCCGCCGTCCGTCGACCACGACCGTGACGGGGTCGGAGCGGCGCAGCACCCGTTCCGCGGCGATGATCGCCGAGAGCCACTTGTTGCCGAGCCGGTGCTGCAGGCGTTCGCGCTCGGCCACGAAGTCGGGGTAGACCCCGACCGACGCGACGTTCGTGACCGTGATCGGCTCGTGCTCGCCGAACGTCAGCTCGGCGACATCCACCCGCACGCCCTCGCCGCGCTGCACCGCGTCGACCGCGGCGTCGACGGACGGCACGCCCGCGGTGCGCGCGAAGTGGTTGAACGTGCCCGCCGGCACGACCATCAGGGGCACGCCCGCGCGCCGCGCGTCGTCGGCGACGCACGCCACCGAGCCGTCGCCGCCGCAGACTCCGACGATGCGCGGCGGCGTGGGCCGCGCGAGCGCCGCGCGCACGGCCTCGCCGGGGTCCTCGCCGGGCTCGAGCACGCGCAGCTCAGCCTTCGGCAGTCGCTCGGCGAGCACATCCAGGGGGTCGGCGCGCACGACGCTCGTGCCCGCCGACCGGTTGACGACGACGAACACGCCGTCGCCGTCGGGCGAGGCGGGCAGTTCGCGGTCGGCACCCGGCGGCACCGGCGGCGGGGGCGGACCGGGACGCGGGCGGATGATCGCCGCGCCGGCGGCCGCGACGCCGACGCCCAGCGCGAGCCCGCCGACCACGTCGGAGAGCCAGTGCGCGCCCGTGTGCAGTCGCGAGTACGCGACGCCCAGCGCGACCGGTGCGAGTGCGGCGCCGACCCGCGGCGACTCCAGCGCGACGCCCGTCGTGAACGCGGCCGCGCTCGCCGAGTGCCCCGAGGGGAACGTGCGGCTCGACGGCTGCACGGGGAGCCGTCGCCCGATGGGCACGTCCTCGAGCGTGGGGCGGTCGCCCCCGAAGACGCGCTTGGCGATGAGGTTCGTCAGCGCGCTCGCGGCGACGAGCGACAGGATGCCGCGGGCCGCCGCGCGCGGACGGCCGACGGCCGCGAGCACGCCCGCCGCGGTGAACCACAGCACGCCCTTGTCGGCGAAGCCGGTGAGCCGCGACCAGAACCGGTCGACGTGCGGATGGGTGTGGCGGGCGTTGATGCGGCGCGCGGCCGCGCCATCCGCTCGCTTCACCCACGCGGGCAGCAGGCGCGCACGCCGTGCCGCGACCCGCACGCCCGTGACCATGCCCATCCGCCCAGCGTACGGCCCGCCGGCCCGGGCACGGGGCAGGCGGCGTGCGCCCGTCGGCTACTCGGAGCCCGGGCCGGCCAGGAGCCCGAACTCCATGGCCCGGGTCACCGCGCGCGTGCGGTCGTTCACCTCGAGCTTCTCGAAGACGTGGATGAGGTGCGTCTTCACGGTCGCCTCGCCGATGTGCAGCATCCGGGCGATCTCGGGGTTCGAGCGGCCGTGGGCCACGTGGCGCAGCACCTCGAGCTCGCGCGGCGACAGCGAGGGCGGCGTCGGCGCGGTCGCGTCGGCGCGCACGCGGCGCACGAGCTTCGCGGCGATCGACGGCGCGAGCACGGTCTCGCCCGCGACGACCGAGCGGATGCCCGCGAGGATCTCCTCCTGCGGCGCGGCCTTCAGCAGGTACCCGCTCGCGCCCGCCTCGATCGCGGCGAGGATGTGGTCGTCGGTCTCGTAGGTGGTGAGCACGAGCACGCGCGTGGGTCGGACTCCCGGGCCCGCTGCGGCGAGGATGCGCTCGGTCGCGGCCGCGCCGTCGAGCACGGGCATGCGCAGGTCCATGAGCACGAGGTCGGGTCGCAGCTCGGCCGCGAGGGCGACGGCGTCGGCGCCGTCGACCGCCTCGCCCACCACCTGGATGCCCGGTTCGGCGTCGAGCAGCCCCACGATGCCCGCGCGCACGATCGGGTGGTCGTCGGCGACCAGCACGCGGATGGGGATCATGCCTCCACTCCCGTCGTCGTGCCCGCCGCTTCGGCCGCGTCGTCCGCGCCCCCGGCGAGGGGGACGAGCACCCGCAGCACGGCGCCGCCCGCATCGCCCGGCCCGAACGCCACGCGCCCGCCGACGAGCGCGACCCGGTCCCGCATGCCGGCGAGGCCGAAGCCGCGGTCGCCGGCCACGCCCGGACCCGGACCGTCGCCGTCGTCGCGCACCTCGAGCACGACCTCGCCGTCGAGCCGCGCCACCTCGACCTCGGCCGTCGTGGCGCGCGCGTGCTTGCGCACGTTCGCGAGCGCCTCCTGCGCGCAGCGCAGCAGCACCACCTCGAGCTCGCGATCGAGTCCCGAGACGTCCGCTGTCACCGTGACGCGCACGCCCGTCTCGCGCTCGAACCCCGCCGAGAGGCGGCGCAGCGCCTCGGCGAGCCCCGTGTCGGGGTCGACGGGCGCGAGCGACGCCACGAGCCCGCGCGCCTCCGTGAGCGCATCGCGCGCCATCTGCTCCATGAGCTCGACGTCGTCGCCAGCGGATGCCGCGGCCTCGCCCTCGACCGGCGCGAGCCGCCGCGACGTGCGCTGGGCCACCATCACGAGCCCGGTCAGGCTCTGCGCGATCGTGTCGTGGATCTCGCGGGCGAGCCGTGCGCGCTCGTCGACGACGCCCGCGTCGCGGTGCATCGCGGCGAGCTGCCCCTGGGCGGCCTGCAGGTCGGCCAGCAATCGCGCGCGCTCCTCGCCGTACTCGGCGATCCGGGTGATCCAGAGGCCCAGCGCGATGCTGAACACGACGGAGAGGGTGGCCACGGCCGCGCCCGTGGCGAACCCCTCGAGGCCGAACCGCGCGGTGTAGCCGACGACGATGGCGATCGCGACGAGCACGTTGGCGACGATCGCGCTGCGCACCGACGGGGCGGTCGACCACACGAACGGGTACAGGAACGCCTGCATGATCGAGAACGTCGGATCGAAGGTCGTGCCGACCGCGAGCAGGACCGCGTAGGCGATGGAGATCGCCAGGTGCGGGCCGGCGGCGACCTCGGGCACGCACCGGCGGCCCCAGGCCAGGTGCACCAGCAGGAAGGTGCCGGCGACGATCCACGTGCCGACATCGCGCGGCCCGTAGGGCGGCTCGATGAGCGAGAGGGCGACGATCACGGCGGTGACCGTGATCGCCGCGGCATCCCACCACCGCACGTTCTGCATGCCGTCAGACTCCCACAGTCCTCAGGCGTCGCGCCGGATCCAGCGGAACGTGAGCCGGCTGGCCACGAGGCCGACGACGAGCCAGGCCGCGAGCGCGACGGCCACCCAGCCGAGGTCCCACGACTCGTGCTGCTCGAGCACGGCGAAGTCGTCGGGCAGGAATGCGGCGCGCATGCCCTGCGCCATCCACTTGAGGGGGAAGAGGCTCGCGAGGTTCTGCATCCACTCCGGCAGCGCGCTGAACTGGAGGTACACGCCCGAGATGAACTGGAGCACGAGCATGATCGGCACGACCACGGCGCTCGCCGACTTGCCCGAGCGCGGCAGCGCCGAGAGCGCGATGCCGAGCAGGGCCGACGTGGTGATGCCGAGCACGAACACCCACGCGAACGTCAGCCACGCCTCGGGCTCGGTCGGCAGCGCGATGCCGAAGACCGTGCCCGCCGCGAGCAGCAGCAGCGCGGCCTGCAGCGCGCCCGTCACGAACACCTGCCCGAGCTTGCCGATGAAGTAGGACACCGGCGAGAGCGGCGTTCCGCCGAGGCGCTTGAGCGTGCCGTCGGATCGCTCGGTCGCGATGTCGACCGCGAGGTTCTGCACGCCCGAGAGCAGCAGGCCCGCCGCGAGCATGCCGGGCAGGTAGTACGCGCCGACCGAGATCGCCTCGGCGTCGGGCCCCGGCTGGATCTCGCCGGCCGAGCTGAAGGCGGCCGTGAAGATGCCGAGCATGATGAGCGGGAACAGGAACGTGAAGAACACGGTGTCGGCCGAGCGGAAGTAGCCGCGCACCTCGTGGCCGATGCGCGCGGCGCCGACGGCCGGTCGGCCGGGCCGCTTGGCCGTGCCCCGCGGGCCCCCGCCGTCGACGGCCCGGATGTCGCGGCGCGAGCCGGCCGCGGTCGTCTCGATGGTGCTCATGCGAGCGCCCCCTCCTCGTCACGGGCGTCGGCCGCCGCCGCGCCCACCAGGTCCAGGTAGATGTCCTCGAGGCTCGGACGGATGACCTCGAGCCCCTCGGGCTCGCCGTCGAGCGATCGCGCGATCGAGGCCACGAGCTCGGCCGGCCGCTCGGCGCGCAGCTCGCGCGGCGTGCCGTCGGGGTCCCGCCAGCGCACGAGCGGCACGCGCGCCCCGGCGCCGCCGAGCTCGTCGATCGGCGCGACGTCGACGAGGCGCCCGCCGAGGATGACTCCGGCACGGTCGCCGAGCTGCGCCGCCTCGTCGAGGTAGTGCGTCGTGAGCAGGATCGTCGTGCCCTCGTCCTTGAGCGAGCGGATGAGCCGCCAGAACTCGCGGCGCGCCTCGGGGTCGAAGCCCGTGGTCGGCTCGTCGAGGAACAGCAGCTCGGGCCTGCCGATGATCCCCAGGGCGACATCCACACGGCGACGCTGCCCGCCGGAGAGCTTCGAGATGCGCGTGCGCGCCGTCGCCTCGAGGCCGACGGCGGCGATCACCTCGTCGACGTCACGCGGGTCGGGGTAGAGGCGCGCGAAATGGGCGAGCTGCTCGCGCACGGTGTACTGCCCGGGCTCGGTCGCCGACTGCAGCACGATGCCGAGCCGTGCCTTCCAGTCGAGCCCGCCACGCGCCGGATCCTCGCCGAGCACGCGGACCTCGCCCGCCGTGCGCAGGCGATAGCCCTCGAGGATCTCGATCGTGGTCGACTTGCCCGCCCCGTTCGGGCCGAGCAGCGCGAACGTCTCGCCGCGCGGGATGTCGAGGTCGATCCCGTCGACCGCGGTGGTGCCGCCGTAGTCCTTGCGGAGGCCGCGGACGCGGATCGCGGGGCCCTCTTCGGAGGTGGTGTGGTCCATGCCTCCGAGCCTGCCGTGGCTGCGCGCCGGACGGCAGCCGTGGGCCGGTCGATCTTGCCCTCCACCGACCGGTGGATGCCCGGGCAGCCCCGCCGCACGCTCCCTGCTCCGCTTGTCCCGCGTCAGCGGCCGGACCCTGCACGCTTCGGTCCAGATCCGCGGATATACGATCCGCCGCGCCGACGAAGTCGTGCCGGCACCGGGGTGGCGGATCGTATATCCGCAGGAATGGACGCCGGCGGCCGGCGCGGGCGGGCGGGGCGGGGCGGGGGCGGCGCGGCGGCGGGCGGCGGCGCCGCGATCAGTCGGCGGGGTGGGTGGGCCCGAGCTCGGCGAGGCGGCGCTCGAGGAAGCGGCGCTCGGGCGCGGTGGGCGCCAGGGCGATCGCGTCGCGGTAGCGCGCGGCCGCGGCATCCGCCTCGCCCAGGCGGCGGAGCAGGTCGGCCTGCGCGGCGGGCAGCAGGTGGTAGCCCTCGAGGCGTCCGGATGCCTCGAGCAGCGCGAGATCGTCGAGCCCGTGCCGCGCACCGAACGCGAGGCCGCGCGCGATCGCGCGGTTGAGGGCGACGAACGGCGAGTCGGCGAGCATCGCGAGCGCGTCGTAGCGGGCGGCGATCGCGGCCCAGTCGGTCTCGTCGGCCGAGCGCGCGACGGCGTGCGCCGCCTGGATCTCGGCCTGCAGGCGGTACGGCCCGGGCGGTGCATCCCCGGCGCCTGCGGTGCCCCCGTCGAGCAGCGCGAGCCCCTCGGCGATCTCCGCGGCGTCCCAGCGCGAGCGGTCCTGCTCGGGCAGCGGCACGAGGTCGCCGGCGGCGTCGACGCGGGCCGCCGAGCGCGCGTGCTGCAGCAGCATCATCGCGAGGAGCGCGCGCGCCTCGTCGGCATCGGGGAGCAGCGCCACCACGAGCCGGGTGAGCCGGATCGCCTCGGCCGCGAGGTCGAGCCGCTGCAGCGCGTCGCCGTGCGAGGCGAGGTACCCCTCGTTCGCGATGAGGTAGAGCACGGCGAGCACGCCGTCGAGCCGCTCGGGCAGCAGGTCGGGCGTGGGCACCCGGTACGGGATGGCCGCGTTCCGGATCTTGCGCTTCGCGCGCGAGATGCGCTGCCCCATGGTGGGCTCGGGCACGAGGAACGCGCGCGCGATCTCGCCGGTCTCCAGGCCTCCGACGGTGCGCAGCGTGAGCGCGACGCGCGATTCCATCGGCAGCGCGGGGTGCGCGCACGTGAAGACGAGGCGCAGCCGGTCGTCCCACTCGGGCGACGGCTCGGCCACGACGTCCGCCGGGTCGGGCGGCCCGTCGCCGTGCCCCTCGAGCTCCTGCATCGCCATCCACTCCAGGACCTTGCCGCGTTCGACGCCGCGCCGGCGAAGCCGGTCGAGCGCGAGGTTCCGCGCGGCGGTCGTGAGCCACGCGCCGGGGGTGCGCGGCACGCCGTCGCGGGGCCACGCCTGCGCGGCCCGTTCGAAGGCGCCCGCGGCGGCCTCCTCCGCGACATCCCAGTCGCCGGTGACGCGGATGAGCGTCGCGACGACGCGCGCCCACTCGGAGCGGTACGCGTCGCGCAGGGCGGCCGAGACGCCGGGCGCGAGCGGGGCGGGCCCGCCGGCGCCCGGCGCCTCGTCCGAACCGGGTGCGTCGGTCAGAGCGCGGCCCCGGCGAGCGCCTCGGCGGCGGGCGGCTCGAGGCGACGGAACCGGTCGGCCCCCTCGCGCGCCTCCCGCACGAGGGGGTCCTCGTGCACGTCGAACGGCCAGAGCGGGCGCAGCTCGATCGCCCCGCCCCGGGCCATCGGATGCTTCGCCGCGACCTCGATCGCCTCGGCCAGGTCGCGCACCTCGATGAGGTCGAAGCCGGCCACCCACTCCTTGGCCTCGGCGAACCCGCCGTCGGTCACGAGCACCTCGCCGTGGCGGCGCTGGACGAACGTGGCGTCGGCCGGCGGGCGGAGCACCTCGCCGAACTGCCGCACGCCGCGGCCGTCCATCTCGCGCACCCACGCCTCGGGGTCGTCGTCCTCGGGCGTGCTGCCATCGACGGCGCCGCGCTCGCCGCCCGGTTCGGCGACGACGAGCATGAGGTAGCGGCTCCCGGCCGCGGAACGGTCGGCGAAGCCCGCGGGAACGACGCGCGAGCCCGGCTCGGCGTCGGGCCAGCGGACGAACGGGCGGATCTCGACCCGCCCGAATGAGGCGACCGGATGCTTCGACGCGACCTCGATCGCCTCGTCGAGGTCGCTCGCCTCGATCACGTCGAAGCCGCCGATCGACTCCTTCGACTCGGTGAACGGGCCGTCGACCACGAGCACCTCGCCGCCGCGCACGCGGACGGTCGTGGCATCCTGCTCGGGCCGCAGCCGCTCGCCGTACTCGGACACCCCGCGGGCCTCGACCTCGTCGACCCATTCGCCGACGTTGTCCTGCTCGGGCACGTACGGCAGGGCATCGGCGCCCTCGGCGTAGAACAGTGCGTACTCCATGGCGGAATCCTCTCTCTCGGTCACGCTACGCAGGTACGACGAACGAGGGAACCCGGTTTCGACACCGATCCCGGAATGCCTCAGGCGCCGACGAGGAGGTGCGGGTGCTGCGCCTCGACCACGTTCGGGTGGGCCCGCAGGCGGCTCTTCAGCCAGTTCTCGCCGAAGACCGCGTGCAGCGGGTTCGCGGGGTCCTCGGTGACGCCGCGGGCCTCGGCCGCGAGCGCCGGCGGCAGCTCGATGGTCGGGATGGTCGCGTCGAGCGACGGCCCGTGGAAGTAGGGGATCGAGATGCGCTCGGTGCCCGGCGCGGGCGAGACCACGCGGTGCAGCGTGGCCTTGAGGTAGCCGCCCGTCGCGATCTCGAGCAGCTCGCCGATGTTCACGACGAACGCGCCGGCGGGCGGGGTCACGTCGATCCACTCGCCGTCCTTCTCGACCTGCAGGCCCGCCTTGCCCTCCTCGACCGAGAGCAGCGTGAGCACCCCGAGGTCCTTGTGGGCTCCGACGCCCTGCGCGGGCTGCTCGGCCTCGACGCCGGGGTACCGGGCGATCTTCATGTACGGCGAGGGCGTGGCGAACGCCGCGTCGAAGGCGTCGGATGACGCGCCGAGCGCCTCGGCCCAGGCGCGCAGCAGCCGCGTGGCGACCTCGTCGAGGCGGGCGATCCACTCCTCGGCGACCTCGCGCAGCTCGGGCAGCGCGGCGGGCCAGAGGTTCGGGCCCTGCAGGATCCAGTAGTCGGGCGTGTCGGCGGTCATCGCCACCGCCGGGCGCTCGGCGCCGAGGTCGATCTGCTCGCGGATGTCGACGCGGCCGAGGGTGCGCTCGCCGCCCATGCGCGTGTAGCCGCGGAAGTGCGGGCTCGTCACGTTCTCGATCGCGAGCTTGTGCGATTCGGGCAGCGCGAAGAACGCGCGCGCGACGTCGTAGGCACGGTCGATGAGCTCGGCGGGCACGCCGTGGCCGATGAGCGAGAAGAAGCCCACCTCGTGGGTCGCGCGACGCAGGTCGTCGCGGAAGCGCGCCTGCTGCTCGGGCGTGCCGTTGAGGAGGGAGAGGTCGAGGACGGGGATGCCGGACATGTGCTGGTCCTTTCGAGGTGCCGGGATGGTGCGCCGACGGTGAGGCGGCCCCGGCATCCTTCGACGTCGGCTGCGTGACATCCGGTTCGAGACGTGTGCCTCGAGAGCGGATGCCGCGGAGCTGACGCGGACGCGTCGGATGCGGCGTGAGCACGGGGGCTGCGGTCGGCGGCGCGGAGGAATCGCGCCCTGGGGTCGTCGGGGAGACGACCGCCTAGCGGCGACAGCAGCGACAGGTGGTGGTGCTCACGATGCCCGACACGCTAGCACGGCTCAGGCGGGCAGCACGAGCGAGACCGCGATCGCGAGCATCACGACCGCGATGACGCCGTCGAGGATGCGCCACGAGCGCGGGCTCGCGAGCACCCGGCCGAGCAGCCTCGCGCCGTACGCGAGCGAGAAGAACCACACCGCGCTCGCGAGGATCGCGCCGGCCGCGAAGACCCAGCGCTGGTCGCCGTGCGTCGCGCCGACCGATCCGAGCAGCACGACGGTGTCGAGGTAGACGTGCGGATTCAGCCAGGTCAGGGCGAGGCAGGTGAGCACGACCGGGATCACGGCCGGTCGGGTGAGGACCCCGGTGGCGGGGGAGGAGGCGCCCCCACCCCTCCCCGCCCCGCCCGGTGCACCGCCGGTCTGCTGATCCTCGGAGGACACGGCGAGCCCCGACTCCGATCCGCGCAGCGCGCGGCGTGCGGCGAGGAACGCGTAGCCGACGAGGAACGCGGCACCCGCCCATCGCGCGACGCCGACCAGCCAGGGCGCCGCGTTGAGCGCCGCGCCCATGCCGCCGACGCCGGCGAGGATGAGGGCCGCGTCGGATGCCGTGCAGATCGCCGCGACGATGAGCACGTGCTCGCGGCGGATGCCCTGTCGCAGCACGAACACGTTCTGCGCGCCGATGGCGACGATGAGCGAGAAGCCCAGGCCCAGGCCGGCGAGGAGCGCGGAGAAGTCCATGCCTCGAGGCTAGGTTCCGGGCTCAATGAAAACCAGCTCAGGATTCTTCATCAGCATTAGCATCACTTCATGCAGATTCCGCTCGACCTGGCCCGAACCCTTGCGACGGTGCTCGACGCCGGCACGTTCGAGGCGGCGGCGGCCGACCTGGGCATCACGCCCTCGGCGGTCTCGCAACGCGTCAAGCAACTCGAGCTGCGGCTCGGGCGCGTCCTCGTCGTGCGCTCCAAGCCCGTGCGCGTCACCGACGCCGGCGCGGCCGTCGTGCGGCTCGCGCGCCAGCTCGCCCTGCTCGAGCACGACGCGCTCGCCGCGTTCGGCGGCGGCGACGCGACATCCGCCCGCCCCACGACCGTGCCCCTCGCCGTCAACGCCGACTCGCTCGCCACCTGGTTCCTGCCCGCGCTCGCGCGCATCGCCGAGCGGCACTCCGTCGTGTTCGACCTGCACCGCGACGACCAGGACTTCACCGCGGGCCTGCTCGAGTCGGGCGCCGTGATGGGCGCCGTCACCTC from Agromyces aurantiacus includes these protein-coding regions:
- a CDS encoding phosphatase PAP2 family protein, which produces MGMVTGVRVAARRARLLPAWVKRADGAAARRINARHTHPHVDRFWSRLTGFADKGVLWFTAAGVLAAVGRPRAAARGILSLVAASALTNLIAKRVFGGDRPTLEDVPIGRRLPVQPSSRTFPSGHSASAAAFTTGVALESPRVGAALAPVALGVAYSRLHTGAHWLSDVVGGLALGVGVAAAGAAIIRPRPGPPPPPVPPGADRELPASPDGDGVFVVVNRSAGTSVVRADPLDVLAERLPKAELRVLEPGEDPGEAVRAALARPTPPRIVGVCGGDGSVACVADDARRAGVPLMVVPAGTFNHFARTAGVPSVDAAVDAVQRGEGVRVDVAELTFGEHEPITVTNVASVGVYPDFVAERERLQHRLGNKWLSAIIAAERVLRRSDPVTVVVDGRRAQVWTLFVGVGRNDRDLPAPLQRRTLDDGLLDVRALHAGSRTGAVASLAFGHRTAAVLRALRLIPERVEAFTATELTVDVRPRHGQPPGFAHDGEVALDEPAAASAHLSAPGYRTTIRVVPGALDVYRPAVRAAASERAA
- a CDS encoding response regulator, with product MIPIRVLVADDHPIVRAGIVGLLDAEPGIQVVGEAVDGADAVALAAELRPDLVLMDLRMPVLDGAAATERILAAAGPGVRPTRVLVLTTYETDDHILAAIEAGASGYLLKAAPQEEILAGIRSVVAGETVLAPSIAAKLVRRVRADATAPTPPSLSPRELEVLRHVAHGRSNPEIARMLHIGEATVKTHLIHVFEKLEVNDRTRAVTRAMEFGLLAGPGSE
- a CDS encoding sensor histidine kinase; amino-acid sequence: MQNVRWWDAAAITVTAVIVALSLIEPPYGPRDVGTWIVAGTFLLVHLAWGRRCVPEVAAGPHLAISIAYAVLLAVGTTFDPTFSIMQAFLYPFVWSTAPSVRSAIVANVLVAIAIVVGYTARFGLEGFATGAAVATLSVVFSIALGLWITRIAEYGEERARLLADLQAAQGQLAAMHRDAGVVDERARLAREIHDTIAQSLTGLVMVAQRTSRRLAPVEGEAAASAGDDVELMEQMARDALTEARGLVASLAPVDPDTGLAEALRRLSAGFERETGVRVTVTADVSGLDRELEVVLLRCAQEALANVRKHARATTAEVEVARLDGEVVLEVRDDGDGPGPGVAGDRGFGLAGMRDRVALVGGRVAFGPGDAGGAVLRVLVPLAGGADDAAEAAGTTTGVEA
- a CDS encoding ABC transporter permease: MSTIETTAAGSRRDIRAVDGGGPRGTAKRPGRPAVGAARIGHEVRGYFRSADTVFFTFLFPLIMLGIFTAAFSSAGEIQPGPDAEAISVGAYYLPGMLAAGLLLSGVQNLAVDIATERSDGTLKRLGGTPLSPVSYFIGKLGQVFVTGALQAALLLLAAGTVFGIALPTEPEAWLTFAWVFVLGITTSALLGIALSALPRSGKSASAVVVPIMLVLQFISGVYLQFSALPEWMQNLASLFPLKWMAQGMRAAFLPDDFAVLEQHESWDLGWVAVALAAWLVVGLVASRLTFRWIRRDA
- a CDS encoding ABC transporter ATP-binding protein yields the protein MDHTTSEEGPAIRVRGLRKDYGGTTAVDGIDLDIPRGETFALLGPNGAGKSTTIEILEGYRLRTAGEVRVLGEDPARGGLDWKARLGIVLQSATEPGQYTVREQLAHFARLYPDPRDVDEVIAAVGLEATARTRISKLSGGQRRRVDVALGIIGRPELLFLDEPTTGFDPEARREFWRLIRSLKDEGTTILLTTHYLDEAAQLGDRAGVILGGRLVDVAPIDELGGAGARVPLVRWRDPDGTPRELRAERPAELVASIARSLDGEPEGLEVIRPSLEDIYLDLVGAAAADARDEEGALA
- a CDS encoding RNA polymerase sigma factor, with amino-acid sequence MTDAPGSDEAPGAGGPAPLAPGVSAALRDAYRSEWARVVATLIRVTGDWDVAEEAAAGAFERAAQAWPRDGVPRTPGAWLTTAARNLALDRLRRRGVERGKVLEWMAMQELEGHGDGPPDPADVVAEPSPEWDDRLRLVFTCAHPALPMESRVALTLRTVGGLETGEIARAFLVPEPTMGQRISRAKRKIRNAAIPYRVPTPDLLPERLDGVLAVLYLIANEGYLASHGDALQRLDLAAEAIRLTRLVVALLPDADEARALLAMMLLQHARSAARVDAAGDLVPLPEQDRSRWDAAEIAEGLALLDGGTAGAGDAPPGPYRLQAEIQAAHAVARSADETDWAAIAARYDALAMLADSPFVALNRAIARGLAFGARHGLDDLALLEASGRLEGYHLLPAAQADLLRRLGEADAAAARYRDAIALAPTAPERRFLERRLAELGPTHPAD
- a CDS encoding YciI family protein produces the protein MEYALFYAEGADALPYVPEQDNVGEWVDEVEARGVSEYGERLRPEQDATTVRVRGGEVLVVDGPFTESKESIGGFDVIEASDLDEAIEVASKHPVASFGRVEIRPFVRWPDAEPGSRVVPAGFADRSAAGSRYLMLVVAEPGGERGAVDGSTPEDDDPEAWVREMDGRGVRQFGEVLRPPADATFVQRRHGEVLVTDGGFAEAKEWVAGFDLIEVRDLAEAIEVAAKHPMARGGAIELRPLWPFDVHEDPLVREAREGADRFRRLEPPAAEALAGAAL
- a CDS encoding isopenicillin N synthase family dioxygenase, which gives rise to MSGIPVLDLSLLNGTPEQQARFRDDLRRATHEVGFFSLIGHGVPAELIDRAYDVARAFFALPESHKLAIENVTSPHFRGYTRMGGERTLGRVDIREQIDLGAERPAVAMTADTPDYWILQGPNLWPAALPELREVAEEWIARLDEVATRLLRAWAEALGASSDAFDAAFATPSPYMKIARYPGVEAEQPAQGVGAHKDLGVLTLLSVEEGKAGLQVEKDGEWIDVTPPAGAFVVNIGELLEIATGGYLKATLHRVVSPAPGTERISIPYFHGPSLDATIPTIELPPALAAEARGVTEDPANPLHAVFGENWLKSRLRAHPNVVEAQHPHLLVGA
- a CDS encoding LysE/ArgO family amino acid transporter, which encodes MDFSALLAGLGLGFSLIVAIGAQNVFVLRQGIRREHVLIVAAICTASDAALILAGVGGMGAALNAAPWLVGVARWAGAAFLVGYAFLAARRALRGSESGLAVSSEDQQTGGAPGGAGRGGGASSPATGVLTRPAVIPVVLTCLALTWLNPHVYLDTVVLLGSVGATHGDQRWVFAAGAILASAVWFFSLAYGARLLGRVLASPRSWRILDGVIAVVMLAIAVSLVLPA